From Lycium ferocissimum isolate CSIRO_LF1 chromosome 12, AGI_CSIRO_Lferr_CH_V1, whole genome shotgun sequence, one genomic window encodes:
- the LOC132039417 gene encoding uncharacterized protein LOC132039417, which produces MEKISPKMTKERQLSSDSSNMFGKSLIWDCGSSLYDSFELKSFERQLDMAIASRTMSMPHLSNNRVVPLSSSSRYSQSYMSKKGSNIYRSFRKLLKSVFRSKHKNTSSPRTQEANWSDEFDVVVCGRSNALSPISEVTEYHGVIDRRPAKLKQVPLLPLDRKTALLLGSQRIAHGTLDPPLRGISSRW; this is translated from the coding sequence atggagaaaattagcccaaaaatgACAAAAGAAAGACAATTATCATCGGATAGTAGTAATATGTTTGGAAAATCTCTTATATGGGATTGTGGAAGTTCACTCTACGACTCATTCGAGTTAAAGTCGTTTGAACGACAACTCGATATGGCCATAGCTTCAAGAACTATGTCAATGCCGCATCTATCCAATAACCGCGTTGTTCCGCTTTCATCATCGTCACGATATTCTCAATCTTATATGTCgaaaaaaggctcaaatattTATAGGTCCTTTCGGAAGCTTCTTAAGTCCGTGTTCAGATCAAAGCATAAGAACACTAGCAGTCCTCGAACACAAGAAGCTAACTGGAGTGATGAATTTGACGTTGTCGTTTGTGGAAGATCTAACGCACTTTCCCCGATATCAGAAGTCACAGAATATCATGGTGTAATAGACAGAAGGCCAGCTAAGCTTAAGCAGGTTCCATTACTGCCACTGGACCGAAAGACTGCTTTGTTACTGGGTTCCCAACGGATAGCACACGGTACCCTAGATCCGCCCCTGCGTGGGATATCAAGTCGTTGGtaa